In one window of Macrotis lagotis isolate mMagLag1 chromosome 5, bilby.v1.9.chrom.fasta, whole genome shotgun sequence DNA:
- the POGZ gene encoding pogo transposable element with ZNF domain isoform X5 has product MADTDLFMECEEEELEPWQKISDVIEDSVVEDYNLVDKTATAGNPLVQQGGQPLILTQNPASGLSTMVTQPVLRPVQVMQNANHVTNSPVTSQPIFITTQGFPVRNVRPVQNAMNQVGIVLNVQQGQTVRPITLVPAPGTQFVKPTVGVPQVFSQMTQVRPGSTMPVRPTTNTFTTVIPATLTIRSTVPQSQSQQTKSTPSTSTTPTATQPTSLGQLAVQPPGQTSQAPNPKLAPSFPSPPAVSIASFVTVKRPGVTGENSNEVAKLVNTLNTIPSLGQSPGPMVVSNNSPAHSSQRSSGPEASAMKVTSPIPTFDLQDGGRKVCPRCNSQFRVTEALRGHMCYCCPDLVDFLKKGKSLDSEPSIPSAAKPPSPEKTAPMPSTPSSTPAPTLSPPAKAPELMENSGDVTQSKLIMLVDDFYYGRDSGKVSQLLNFPKVPTSFRCPHCTKRLKNNIRFMNHMKHHVELDQQNGEVDVHTICQHCYRQFSTPFQLQCHLENVHSPYESTTKCKICEWAFESEPLFLQHMKDTHKPGEMPYVCQVCQYRSSLYSEVDGHFRMIHEDTRHLLCPYCLKVFKNGNAFQQHFMRHQKKSVYHCNKCRLQFLFAKDKIEHKLQHHKTFRKPKQLEGLKPGTKVTIRASRGQPRTVPVSSNDAPPNVLQEAAPMTTPADPLPIFLYPPVQRSIQKKAVKKMSVMGRQTCLECSFEIPDFPNHFPTYVHCSLCRYSTCCSRAYANHMINNHVPRKSPKYLALFKNSTVCGIKLACTSCVFVTSVGDAMAKHLVFNPSHQSSNVLPRGLTWISHSRHSQAHDRGMKNTYPSAFPHNKVATVKPVGAHSECGEPPVPQAQLLSVPSPVRSPLSAPGCPQIPAVPPLHVEGAECLSLDEQEEGALAMSEPEPTGAGGLSGAGKKEQLSVKKLRVVLFALCCNTEQAAEHFRNPQRRIRRWLRRFQASQGENLEGKYLSLEAEEKLAEWVLTQREQQLPVNEETLFQKATKIGRSLEGGFKISYEWAVRFMLRHHLTPHARRAVAHTLPKEVAENAGLFIEFVQRQIHTQDLPLSMIVAIDEISLFLDAEVLSSDDRKENALQTVGTGEPWCDVVLSILADGTVLPTLVFYRGQMEQPSNVPESILLEAKESGYSDDEIMELWSSRVWQKHTACQRSKGMLVMDCHRTHLSEEVLSMLSSSSTLPAVVPAGCSSKIQPLDVCIKRTVKNFIHKKWKEQAREMADGTCDSDILLQLVLCWLAEVLEVIGDCPELVQQSFLVASVLPGPDGTANSPTRNADMQEELITSLEEQLKLNGEQTEEEPAASTPQSRPSPEEVVEPESLHQLFEGESETESFYGFEEADLDLMEI; this is encoded by the exons ctCCAGGTACCCAGTTTGTTAAACCAACAGTTGGAGTTCCTCAAGTGTTCTCTCAGATGACACAGGTGAGGCCAGGCTCCACGATGCCTGTGAGGCCCACCACCAACACCTTTACCACAGTCATCCCAGCTACCCTCACCATCCGCAGCACCGTCCCGCAGTCCCAGTCTCAGCAGACCAAGTCCACTCCCAGCACCTCAACCACTCCCACTGCCACGCAGCCGACCTCGCTGGGGCAGTTGGCTGTACAGCCACCAGGCCAGACCAGCCAGGCCCCGAATCCCAAGCTAG ctccctccttcccctctccgcCTGCAGTGAGCATTGCCAGCTTTGTCACTGTCAAGCGACCTGGGGTGACAGGTGAGAATAGCAATGAGGTGGCCAAGCTGGTGAATACCCTCAACACCATTCCTTCCCTGGGCCAGAGCCCTGGGCCAATGGTGGTGTCCAACAACAGCCCTGCCCACAGCTCTCAGAGAAGCAGCGGACCTGAGGCATCAGCAATGAAAG tgACTTCTCCAATACCAACATTTGACCTCCAAGATGGTGGCCGGAAAGTCTGCCCACGCTGCAATTCCCAATTCCGTGTCACTGAAGCTCTGAGAGGCCACATGTGT TACTGCTGCCCAGACTTGGTTGATTTCCTGAAGAAGGGAAAGTCTCTTGATTCAGAGCCCAGTATCCCATCAGCAGCAAAGCCACCGTCCCCAGAGAAGACTGCTCCCATGCCCTCAACCCCCTCTTCTACTCCTGCTCCTACTCTGTCACCACCTGCCAAAGCCCCAGAACTCATGGAGAATTCGGGTGATGTCACCCAGAGCAAACTCATCATGTTAGTGGATGACTTCTATTATGGACGGGACAGTGGCAAAGTGAGCCAGCTCCTCAACTTTCCTAAGGTGCCCACATCCTTTCGATGCCCACACTGCACAAAAAGGCTTAAAAACAATATCCG ATTTATGAACCATATGAAGCACCACGTGGAGCTGGACCAGCAGAATGGGGAAGTGGACGTCCACACCATCTGCCAGCACTGCTACCGCCAGTTTTCCACTCCTTTCCAGCTCCAGTGCCACCTGGAAAACGTTCATAGTCCCTACGAGTCTACCA cTAAATGCAAGATTTGTGAATGGGCTTTTGAGAGTGAGCCCTTGTTCCTCCAGCACATGAAGGACACCCACAAGCCTGGGGAGATGCCTTACGTTTGCCAG GTGTGTCAGTACCGTTCATCGCTGTACTCAGAGGTAGATGGCCATTTTCGCATGATCCACGAGGACACCCGGCACCTGCTCTGCCCCTACTGCCTGAAGGTCTTCAAAAATGGCAATGCCTTCCAGCAGCATTTCATGAGGCACCAG AAGAAGAGTGTCTATCACTGTAATAAATGCCGGCTGCAGTTTCTATTTGCCAAGGATAAAATAGAGCACAAGCTTCAGCATCACAAAACCTTCCGCAAGCCTAAGCAGCTGGAAGGCCTGAAGCCAGGCACGAAG GTGACCATCCGGGCATCTCGAGGACAGCCACGAACAGTGCCCGTCTCTTCAAATGATGCACCACCTAATGTCTTGCAAGAGGCAGCCCCCATGACTACCCCAGCAGACCCTCTTCCAATCTTCCTTTATCCCCCTGTCCAGCGAAGCATCCAGAAGAAAGCGGTCAAGAAAAT GAGTGTCATGGGCCGGCAGACCTGTCTGGAGTGCAGCTTTGAGATCCCTGATTTCCCCAACCATTTCCCTACCTATGTCCACTGCTCCCTGTGTCGCTATAGTACCTGTTGTTCCAGGGCATATGCCAACCACATGATCAA CAATCATGTTCCACGGAAGAGCCCCAAGTACTTGGCTTTGTTTAAGAACTCAACTGTCTG TGGGATCAAATTGGCTTGTACTTCTTGTGTCTTTGTTACTTCTGTGGGAGATGCCATGGCCAAACATCTGGTCTTCAACCCCTCACATCAATCCAGCAATGTCCTACCACGAG GACTGACTTGGATATCCCACTCCAG gcATAGCCAGGCCCATGACCGGGGCATGAAGAACACCTACCCTTCTGCTTTCCCCCACAACAAAGTTGCCACTGTGAAACCTGTGGGTGCCCACTCTGAGTGTGGGGAGCCACCTGTACCCCAAGCTCAGCTGCTGTCAGTACCATCTCCAGTTCGATCCCCTCTATCAGCCCCCGGTTGCCCCCAGATTCCAGCAGTACCCCCTCTGCATGTGGAAGGGGCCGAATGCCTGAGTCTTGATGAGCAAGAGGAAGGGGCCCTAGCTATGTCGGAACCCGAACCAACAGGAGCTGGGGGCCTCAGTGGAGCTGGCAAGAAAGAACAGCTGTCAGTAAAGAAGTTGCGAGTGGTACTGTTTGCCTTATGCTGCAATACTGAGCAGGCAGCCGAGCATTTCCGCAATCCACAAAGACGTATCCGGCGTTGGCTGAGGCGCTTCCAGGCCTCCCAGGGAGAGAATCTGGAGGGCAAGTATCTGAGCTTAGAAGCTGAGGAGAAGTTAGCCGAATGGGTCCTGACACAGCGGGAGCAGCAGCTTCCTGTCAATGAAGAAACGCTTTTCCAGAAAGCCACCAAAATTGGGCGTTCACTGGAAGGTGGTTTCAAGATCTCCTATGAGTGGGCAGTGAGGTTCATGCTTCGGCACCACCTGACCCCTCATGCCCGGCGAGCAGTGGCTCATACTCTACCCAAGGAAGTGGCAGAAAATGCTGGGCTCTTCATTGAATTTGTGCAGCGGCAGATTCATACCCAGGACCTGCCTCTTTCTATGATTGTGGCCATTGATGAAATTTCCCTGTTCTTGGATGCTGAGGTGCTGAGCAGTGATGATCGGAAGGAGAATGCCCTTCAGACAGTGGGCACAGGGGAGCCATGGTGTGACGTTGTGTTGTCCATCTTGGCGGATGGTACCGTCCTCCCTACTCTAGTCTTCTACAGGGGGCAGATGGAGCAACCTTCCAACGTGCCAGAGTCTATCCTGCTGGAGGCCAAAGAGAGTGGCTACAGCGATGATGAGATTATGGAGCTGTGGTCATCACGGGTGTGGCAGAAGCACACGGCCTGCCAGCGCAGCAAGGGCATGCTGGTGATGGACTGTCATCGCACTCACCTGTCTGAGGAGGTATTGTCTATGCTCAGCTCCTCCAGCACCCTCCCCGCTGTGGTGCCCGCAGGCTGCAGCTCCAAGATCCAGCCTTTGGACGTGTGTATCAAAAGGACTGTCAAGAACTTCATACAcaagaaatggaaagagcaagCCCGTGAAATGGCAGATGGCACCTGTGATTCCGACATTCTACTTCAGCTGGTGCTTTGTTGGCTGGCAGAGGTGCTGGAGGTCATCGGGGACTGTCCAGAGCTGGTCCAGCAGTCCTTCTTGGTAGCCAGCGTCCTGCCTGGCCCCGACGGCACTGCCAACTCGCCTACACGAAATGCTGACATGCAGGAGGAGCTGATCACCTCTCTGGAGGAACAGCTCAAGCTGAATGGGGAGCAGACTGAGGAGGAGCCTGCAGCCTCCACCCCCCAGTCCAGACCATCCCCTGAAGAGGTAGTTGAGCCTGAGAGCCTTCACCAGCTCTTTGAGGGTGAGAGCGAGACAGAGTCTTTCTATGGCTTTGAAGAGGCTGACCTGGATTTGATGGAAATCTAA